CGCCGCCCCACGCAGGCCCCGATGGGCATCACCCCGCCCCCCAGGGCCTTGGCCAGGGTCATGAGGTCCGGGGAAACCCCCTCCCAGTCCACCCCGAAGAGCTTACCCGTGCGCCCGAGGCCGGTCTGCACCTCGTCGGCGATCATGAGGACGCCCTTCTCCCGGGTAAGCTCCCGCACGCCCCTCAGGTACCCCTCGGGGGGCACCCGGATCCCCCCTTCGCCCTGGATGGGCTCCACGATCACGGCGGCGGTGTCCTCGTCTATGGCCTCCTCCAGGGCCTTCAGGTCCCCGTAGGGCACCGCCTTGACCCCGGGGAGGAGGGGCCTTGCGGGGTCCTGGTACTCGGGCTTGGGGGTGAGGGAGAGCGCCCCCATGGTCTTGCCGTGGAACCCCCCCTGGGTGGTGATGATCCCCGGCTTCCCGGTGTAGGCCCGGGCGAGCTTAATGGCGGCCTCCACCGCCTCGGCCCCGGAGTTGCCGAAGAAGACCATCTCCAGGCCCTCGGGGGTGATCTCGGCGAGCCTTGCGGCGAGCCTGGCCGTGGGCTCCGAGACCAGGACCCGCACGGACATGGGCATGCGGTCAAGCTGCCGCTTCACCGCCTCCACCACCTTGGGGTGGCGGTGGCCCAGGTTCAGGGTGCCGTAGAGGCCTAGGAAGTCCAGGTAGCGCTTGCCCTGGGTGTCCCAGACGTAAGGGCCTTCGGCGTGGGACTCCACCCGGTCTAGCCCGGTGAAGCGGAGAAGCCCGGCGAGGCCTGGGTTGATGTGCCGCTCAAAGAGGGTGAAGGCGTCCAAGTCCATGCCCCAATGCTACCTTAAGTGTAGCACGCTCAAGGCCCGGTAGAGGTCCTCCGGGATGCGGGCCGCCCTTCCCCCCACCTGGCAGAGGTGACGGGTGAAGCCCTCGGCCAAAAGGACCCCCTCCCGCTCCACCCGGTAGCGGAAGAGGAGGGCCCGGGAGGAAAGCTCGGCGAGGCGGGTCCGGACCTCCACCTCCTCCCCGAAGCGCGCCGGGGCGCGGAAGGTGAGGCCGAGCTCCACCACG
This region of Thermus thermophilus genomic DNA includes:
- a CDS encoding aspartate aminotransferase family protein, whose amino-acid sequence is MDLDAFTLFERHINPGLAGLLRFTGLDRVESHAEGPYVWDTQGKRYLDFLGLYGTLNLGHRHPKVVEAVKRQLDRMPMSVRVLVSEPTARLAARLAEITPEGLEMVFFGNSGAEAVEAAIKLARAYTGKPGIITTQGGFHGKTMGALSLTPKPEYQDPARPLLPGVKAVPYGDLKALEEAIDEDTAAVIVEPIQGEGGIRVPPEGYLRGVRELTREKGVLMIADEVQTGLGRTGKLFGVDWEGVSPDLMTLAKALGGGVMPIGACVGRREVFEVFKTNPLFHSSTFGGNPLAAAAALAAIEVTLEEDLPGRALELGRHLMAGLKALKEEHPHLIEDVRGRGLMLGVEFTDADIGALVVAEMAERGVLTAFGLNNPKVVRLEPPLIIGKEHVDEALAVFAEALKATEKALEGLLG
- a CDS encoding acyl-CoA thioesterase — encoded protein: MESLTRIKVRYAETDQMGVVHHAVYAVYLEAARVDFLERAGLPYHLVEARGVFFPVVELGLTFRAPARFGEEVEVRTRLAELSSRALLFRYRVEREGVLLAEGFTRHLCQVGGRAARIPEDLYRALSVLHLR